In Artemia franciscana chromosome 8, ASM3288406v1, whole genome shotgun sequence, a genomic segment contains:
- the LOC136030217 gene encoding uncharacterized protein LOC136030217, protein MMFASNICCLLMISVLETRSTAGQPVVNYIGQSSQENRLETQPRHRFTQYDRQYSNEGKLADPWYWQKRSVQLVNSKPLKDFKQWFKHILVQAQTNPKDEKVLKGFLHKLKNSHEGSDEIYGFEREMSDISDNLTGLTEKDSHLCHFKLCGVLQRRKMNFNGKSTAKRTRLGKMI, encoded by the exons ATGATGTTTGCATCAAATATCTGTTGCTTGTTGATGATATCAGTGTTGGAGACCCGATCTACAGCTGGGCAGCCTGTTGTTAATTATATTGGCCAATCCTCACAAGAAAATCGTCTAGAAACTCAACCTCGGCATCGATTTACTCAATATGATCGACAATATTCCAACGAGGGTAAACTAGCAGATCCTTGGTACTGGCAAAAACGATCGGTGCAACTGGTAAACAGCAAACCTCTCAAG GATTTCAAGCAGTGGTTCAAACACATTCTCGTACAAGCCCAGACGAATCCCAAAGACGAAAAGGTTTTGAAAGGGTTTTTACATAAGCTCAAAAATAGTCATGAGGGTTCAGACGAGATATATGGATTTGAGCGAGAAATGTCTGACATTTCAGACAACTTGACAGGACTCACTGAAAAAGATA gtCACTTGTGTCACTTTAAGCTTTGCGGAGTATTGCAGCGtcggaaaatgaattttaatggAAAATCGACCGCTAAGAGGACGAGACTTGGAAAAATGATTTAA